AAAGCtcaagctattagatgaaaatGTAGTTTAATGTTTATATATTTTAACACATTTGGTGGGTACTTTGTTGTCTAACCATATAGGATTATCATTTCAGGCATTATTGCCAAGTAGAAGTCTTATCCTATTCATGAAATTCTAACCAAACTACGGAAAAGGATAGAAGAAGCCAAATGGGTATCTTTGATGTAGCCCTATGGAGCGTGAGCAAATATGCTTCAGCCAAAACATTATTATTTGCTTCAGCCAAAACATTATGTCAGATATGTTTGAACTCTTTAAGAAGAGGACATGCTTGCAGATGATTTTCCAAGTTATTTCTGGCCATGTGGATACCATAGCATGATCTAAATCATAGAGGTAGCCATATTTTGTTAGGATTCATGCCAACCATAACAGTAAAGTAACACAATTTTAtcatggttcacccttaaactagagtTACATCCAATATAGGATTTTCCTGTAATTAGTATCTCACACCTCTCGTTATATCATGATAATGGGAAGTATAAACCACACCTCAATAATTTTATGTGCATTAACATCTAGTCAAGCCAAATTTATAATCTTACCTTGCTTTTGtcaagaaaatttctatttatgttttgaagatgaaaaaataatcacaaGCTACTAATGTGTGCATTTGAATGTGTGTAGAACAACTTCTGTTTACACGGGCCATATGCCGGTGGTGTCGACAACATGACGTCTAACGCATGGAACGGCTTTTTGCTTCATTAGAAGGAGAACGAGCTATTGGATCAGAAACGTGTATTGAGTTTGGAAGAACTTTTGTAGGAGATAAACAAGTGGTGAAGGGAGGGTTTGTTCAAACTTGGATGGACCAAATAGACGTTAAACAATCTAAGGCACATGAGACGTCGATTTGCTTGGAAGGACTTGCTTGTAGAAGGTGAACAGACCATTGAGCAGTAAGTCCTGAGAAGCCTGGAAGGATCGCGTTGCAGAAGCAGCTCATGCTAGAGATGATATATAGCTAGCGGACGTACGAGCCTCTACATCCTGGTGGGAAGATCCAAATCTTTATCAAGTTGAATCGGACTCAAATTAGTGTCTCGCAGCTGTCTTCAAACGCTGAATCCGCATCCAGCAACCTGGAGGACTGAGAGAGTTTCTAACATATACCTTAAAGCTTAACAGATCAAAGTGGGCTGTGAAGATCGGCGAAGTTCACGAACTCTTTCTCTGTCAAGTTCAAATTAAGCGGCCTGTGAACAATAATCCAATCGGAGTCTAACCTGATCTATAAAATTGATCAATACTTCAACAGAAAAGATGGACTTAGGCCAAACTTTACCTCATACCAGACATGCCTTGAAAGCCTTAACTTCATTGAGAATTACTGGAAGTTTATATTGTTTTTGACTCCAAGTCAAATGGAATtattgataaaataattaaatattaaatcacgcattcatctaacagcttaagtttttagattaGTTGGCAGTaatcccataaaatctcacatggtatagATCCCgagtttgaatatttttcaagacTCATTTGCATCTCACaatcataaaataaatatacactTCACAACAAGAATCTAATTTCATTACATTCAGAAATATTAGTAGAAGGAATAAACGGATGAAGATTCCGCCATGCTATCTTCCAAAGACAAAACTGCAAATGtattagtcctttttttttttttgggtcggagtCCTTCCTGTTCTTTAATGAGTTCAATATACATCACGGTTTGGACTGATGCAATACCTTGATCTCTTGGCTGCTAATTGTCCGAAACacccaagatttttttttttgttttggtcgaaccGAAACACCCAAGATGTTACCTAAGGAGAAACTTGCTGAAAGACATTTTCTATTCATGACAGTGATGGTTTTGCACCAGAGTACACCACCCTTTAAAATAAAGATCCGAACAGACAAACCCGGACTTGCTTCCCTACTCATTCATGTTGCCAAAGTTATCCTTGCGACTTGATCAAACTTACATATTTTATGTCCCGCGATAATCGTAGGTTAATTAAAATGAAGTATGACATTTTAAACTTGAGGACAACCAATTGTGGGTCGAAATGCAAAGTATGTGAACTTCTATATAACGCAATGGTGGTTTGGGATAAGAACTCAAGCAACCACAAAAAGCAGAAACTTTAGCCACAAGAACTTGAAATGGTGTCCTCAAGCATCCCAACAGTtgatctctctcctttcttcaaCGAGGGAGGTGATGAGCATGGAAGAAAGGAGGCAATAGAGACCATAACCAAGGCTTGTCTTGAGCATGGCTTCTTCCAAATAGTGAACCATGGCATACCCACCGATCTTATGAATAAAGCCCTCCAACACTCCAAGACATTCTTTCAATACCCACCTGAAGAGAAGCTCAAGTCGAGTCCCCGGCCAGGCGAAGGCGCTTGTCAGCTTCCTATCGGCTACAACATCCAGCCCGATCACTCGGTGGACAAGAATGAGTACTTCCTGGTGTTCCAACCGGGATCAAGCTATAATGTATACCCTGAAAATCTGCCTGAACTCAGGTAATTTTCAGATCACTGTTGGCCTGCCCttgttcttttcccttttatttggTCTAATTTTAAGTGAAATGCTGCTGATTCCTTaaaaaacatgcccttttaccCTTTGACAGGAGTGTGATGGAAGATCTCTATCCACGCTTTGTTGGAATTGGTTCTCTTATGGAAAGCATCATAAATGACTGCTTGGGGCTGCCTCCGAATTTCCTGAAAGAGTATAATGATGAACGGAGCTGGGACTTCATGGCAGCATTCCACTATTTCCCTGCGACAGAGAGCGAGAACAATGGAATCACGGAGCATGAAGATGGGAACTGCATCACCTTCGTGTTCCAGGATGAAGTTGGAGGCCTCGAAGTTCGCAAGGATGGGGAGTGGATTCCCGTTGTTCCGGAGGAAGGCAGTATTGTGGTTAACGTGGCTGATTTCATTCAGGTAAGTGAAAACATTCGACTTTTTCCCCCTATCCAGCGAGCGATCGACAGAGGGATCGTCCATTGCTGACTCTTGCCATGCatcttttgttcttctttccaTCTTTTCATCACGTCAGACAACAAATGCTAATTCCTTGTGTTGCATGGCGGTGCTGGTCCGTGTGGAAAAGGTGATgagcaacaaaaaattcaatagcGCCACTCACAGGGTGGTGAGATCGGAAGGAAAAAGCCGATACTCATACGGCTTCTTCTACAACTTGAACTGGGACAAATGGGTGGAGCCGCTGCCACAGTTCACTACGGAGATCGGAGAGCCGCCTAAGTACAAGAGATTCCAAGTCAGGGAGTACCAGATGATGAGGATGAAGAACAAGCAACATCCGCCTGCTAGGCCGGAAGATGAGATCGGCATCACTTATTATGCCATTGATACTTAGCAAGGATGGAAATATCCCTATCAAGAACATGTGCCATCGTAATGTCTTAAGCAACTAGTACTTGCGTTCCCTGAAGTCAAGAATAAGAACTTTTCACTGTCTGAATGGTTCCAAAAATGTAAAAAGTGTGAAGTAATTAAGGGTTGTGATCGAGATGCTCATGATGCTTCCCTTTGTTAGTCCCCCTCCACTGTCATGTCCTAATATTACAGTTCCCTTCGTCAAGTTTACCTCAGAAATCCTCCATTAGAGAAACGATTTTCTCTTCACCTTGTGAATACACCACTCGTCCATTGTGCCAAGTGAATGTATCTTTAGAAGTTGGGATATGTTTTAGTATTCTATCTTCTCACTTTGAGTAACAAGATAAGGAAATATGAAGAAATGTTCATGCCCACATAAATTATTGTGAGGATAATGCAGCTAAATTTAGCTCCTCAAACcaacccctcccccccccccaaaaaaaaaaaaaaaagatgtgccTACCTTCTTTTAAGCATTAGAGGTatgatttctttaaaaatttaaaaacgaGTTAGCGGTTTGGCACTTCATTTTCCTTGTATCTGCTCACCCTTTTGCTCATCTGTTCCTTGTAGTATAAAGACTTAGAAAAGCTTCTGTCGATGTAATTGCAATTATCCAGTGCTGTGAAATTTTATGAACTTACAGTCCTCCAAAGGGTGTGACACAGGGGCTTTTTccaaaccaagataaaaaataataataataattaccaaatcaagtgtaaaaaaattttatttaccaaatcaagtgccaCTCGACAATCTTGTGGCTGAGCGGTCCCTCACTTGGCAATCACCTTGTTGAGCGGGCCAAAATAGCAAAATATTTCCCGCTCGGCGGTCTGATTGCCGAGCGGGCGGtgcacatatatttttttttaattttctatgcttgctcaattttttattgttttctttattaatcattttttaatttatttttcttattttcttttaatcatttttttattatttaatttgttctttagaatggacaaaatattaatgaaatttcTATATAATACAATGAACTGCTTTAACTAGCAAGCGAATGAACAATCGAGGCCGCGGAGCGAACGCTCGCTCGGTCCGTGGGGTTGAGGCTTgctcgttcgttcgttcgttcgctcCGCGGCCTCGATCGTTCACTTGCTcatcctcaattttcaattcgtGGTGAACTCTCTCCATCAAAGACCTTTCGGATTCAATTGGAAGGAGAGATCCCACGAGAAATCCATTTGCAACTCATCCTCATCGTCCGACATGGTCACACCGGTTCCTTTGCCCAAACTCATTCCTACAAATAATTCCAATTTACGgaaaaatgtgttcttgagtgaGCCCACTCCATTGAGCACTAGGCATGGCAAGGAAACCACGACACATAACGTAAATATGAGCGTTAAATTCATAAACATGGTGCATACGCTCTATTTTGATAGTCCCTTTCCTCACCCTATAATGAGACCAGGATGGCTTGGTTTACTCCTACACGAAATGTAAACATGAGCAAGCGGACGAATGATTGAGGCCATGGAGTGAACGAACGAGTGAGCGAATGAACGATTGAGACCGTGGAGCGAGCGAGCAAGCGAACGAACGAGCCTCGACCCCGTGGACCGAGCGAGTGAGCAACGAACGAGCAACCTCGATCATTCGTTCGCCCGCTCGTTAACATAGAACATTGTATTATATAGGAATTTCATTCATATTTTGTCCATTCtagagaacaaattgaataataaaaaaattattaaaagaaaataagaaaaataaataaaaaaatgattaaaaaagaaagcaacaaaaatttttttttaaaaagttgagtGCTTGATCGGCGGTCATACTGCCGAGCAAagataaaaatttttaaaaaaaaatatgtgcaCCGCCAACTCGGCAATCGGACTACCgagtgggaattttttttgcttttttggctcGCTCAGCGGTGTGGCTGCCGAGCGAGGGACCGCTCCATAGCAAAACTGTCGAGCAGcacctaatttggtaaataaattttttttacatttgatttggtaattttttttttatcttggtttggaaaaaagcccgtgACATAGCAACACAAAATGGAAAGATGAACTTAGGCCTGAGTTAGCCTTTATTGGGGGTGAGCACTACGGACGGGAACCGGACCATACCGTATCGATGGTTCTAGGCGGCTGTTGGATATCGGTCCGGTCCTCCATTCCATGGGTGGACCCACCCACCCGGACTGGACTCTTTTCATCAGTAATGTCCCACCTATACAGAAAACTAACTCTTTCACCAGGGGGGATTAcaaaaatctctctttcttggctGTATGACTTGTTCTCCTAGcttctaaacctttttcttacaggaaaaaaaaaaaaaaaagcaacgagAAGAGATGGTGGAACATGATTAAAACGTTTCTTAATATGGATCAGTCCATACCTGCtagaaatttcttcttttgaggGTTTGCTGAAGATGGTATCTCTTCCATATGAGTTAGAGACATTGACCACATAAGTAATTCTATGTTTACGTCTACTTTCCCCCTCGTCAGTTCTGCACTGTATCATTTACATTACTGGTGGGTTTCAGTGCGCAATTCCTGATGTTCTGGTCTTCAATATCATCTTTCGCCATTTAGACCGGCCGCATTAAAATTGTTAAGACACACGTACGAATTGTTTTAGAGAAGTACCATATCGGAGAATTGTTATCGTGCTGAATatttaatatatcataattggcTTAAAACTCATTGATTTAACTTTTTAGTGAATGTGAGTTCAACTAGCAATGTTGAGTTGACGGACTTGGACTTGGACACTTTCTTAGAGAAAATTACCACTGCATGGAACAGTGAATTATTCCTGATCATTTCCATCAATGAAGATCGCACAATCAGAGAAGAGTGCAAGGTAAGCCTATCTAAGAGCATTCTTCGATTGTGCTTGCTGGCTGTGGAGGGAACTGAGAGAGGTCTTGAGTGGATCTGTttgtttttgttaaaaaattattttgcgAGTCTCGATACGACGGTTCTCGGCTCCAATCCGGTTCCCGAGTGGGTCCAAAATTAGGTTGGCCGGTCTCACGAACATGTAATAAATGGGCTCATAAACCCAACCGAGCTCGTTAAAAAGCCCAATCCATTTTTCATTGTTCTCTAAAGAAGGTGCAAGCTTgcgtaaaaggaaaagaaggagcACAAGCCagcgagagagaaaaaaaacaaaaaacaagaaggagaagaaagctCGTCCGTGACAgaaggaaaagggcaaaagagagGAGACTGAGAAAGTTTCCCGCATAGCCATTTGGACGTCCCGATACGAAGTACAACATCTGATAAGTATTTAAGCCCATCGTTCGTTTTAACGGTTTAGCGGGAGTGAAATTTTAAAGTTTCATGCTCAAGCTCCACGTTGTGAATAGCTTTGAATATCCGCTTCAAAAGAGAGTTTTGTTAGTGCGTAGGAGTTGTTTTGTTAGCGAATAAGCATGGTTTAGCCGATTTGTAGTTGAGGTGGCGTTTTACTCGATTTTGACGTTGTTTCTCGTTTGTTTAATAGATTTGAAGCTCATGGTTCGAATAACCTCCGTTGGTTGTTTTTAATAGGATTAAAAGGCTCTTCTGAAGATTTGAAGTCAATGTGAGATCTGTTGACTTTTGACTATcaaattagagataaggttattttggaccatgcacttttgggatttttacaatttttttgggagacaatttgctagaagagCAAAATTGTCATATTTTAAAAGTCGCCGACCAAAATACCTTGAACGttcatggctagttgattgtggtcatttccttttttttttatttttacaacttTTTTGGGAGATAATTTgacagaagggcaaaatcgtcgtTCTTTAAAAGTCGCCAGCCAAAATATCCAAAATAGTCTatagccagttgattgtggccatttcctattttttgagatttttacaatttttttgggagacaatttgccggaatgGCAAAATTGTCATATTTTAAAAGTCGCTAGCCAAAACACCTTGAATCGTTCATGgttagttgattgtggtcatttcttttttttattatttttacaatttttttgggagataaTTTGActgaagggcaaaatcatcgtTCTTTAAAAGTCGCCAaccaaaatatccaaaatagtctatggccagttgattgtggtaatttcctatttttttttttttttttacaatttttttaggagacaatttgccagaagggcaaaattgtcattttttaaaagtcgttagccaaaatacccaaaatagtccatggccagttgattgtgaccatttcttattttttgaatttttttatatttttcttcatttttttgcaagtttctatgatttttctatatttttaatcaattttctatattctaattttctaatattcgaattttgaaattattaaaaacatatttttcggaccgggtcaaaccccaCCCCCGCTTCTCGGGCCATCtgatccccctttttttttcccaaaatttcattttaaactcctaaaattattttaaatattttgaaaatcgtcaaaatgaatatggatatagttgcaaaaatcgtcaaaatgaatatggacatagttTCAAactggcaaattttttttttctctattttggtaaaaaataaatttaattgcaatttggaaaaaagccccgaATCTCCATTCCTTTATGAGTCTCAAGCTCTTGCTCTGCGTGACTTTGCAGGTTATACGGAAATTCCTCAGTACAAAAGCTGAAAATGGCATGCCATATACATTTCCAAATAAGTGGGAAATTCCCTTTTTGAATGAGATCTCAGAAACATTcagtaaaaaacaaaatttgtaaACGTAACAATTTGAGAAAACAACcatcttcttttatttgtttttatgcaattttcaTAAGCAAAAATGAATAGGAAAGGAACAAATTCTTTGTCTCTgtgtctctctgtttttttctaAATGGCTCACATGCCTGTTCTCCTTCATGTAGGAGTGAAAGTACTTGAATCATGCTTCATCACAGAAGATTTGAGGCATTTTTGTTCTTCGATCATATGCATTAGATCCTTTATTACATCTTAGCATTCTGCATAATCCTTTACGAGATTAGGGTGATTGTTTTTCTTTACataaattcgtaaacattataactattgagggtataaataataaccaaataaataaaacaatatttacgaaactacaaaaaataactataacgaaATTTTCCTCAAACTATCGACGGGAAGCACATGCCGAATGAAGAGCTCAAACTATCAAGAGACAGCACTGAGTAAGGAGGCCGgctttacttttatctcaacttctacaaaataaaaaagtcccaatttaatttaaacatgacgaaaatattagcaaaaaaataaaaaaaaaactaacaaccTATAATAACATCAATAAATGCATTTGAGGTGAGGGGGATCTCCTTCAACGAG
The genomic region above belongs to Rhodamnia argentea isolate NSW1041297 chromosome 6, ASM2092103v1, whole genome shotgun sequence and contains:
- the LOC115727536 gene encoding flavonol synthase/flavanone 3-hydroxylase-like, with protein sequence MVSSSIPTVDLSPFFNEGGDEHGRKEAIETITKACLEHGFFQIVNHGIPTDLMNKALQHSKTFFQYPPEEKLKSSPRPGEGACQLPIGYNIQPDHSVDKNEYFLVFQPGSSYNVYPENLPELRSVMEDLYPRFVGIGSLMESIINDCLGLPPNFLKEYNDERSWDFMAAFHYFPATESENNGITEHEDGNCITFVFQDEVGGLEVRKDGEWIPVVPEEGSIVVNVADFIQVMSNKKFNSATHRVVRSEGKSRYSYGFFYNLNWDKWVEPLPQFTTEIGEPPKYKRFQVREYQMMRMKNKQHPPARPEDEIGITYYAIDT